The following are encoded in a window of Cryobacterium sp. CG_9.6 genomic DNA:
- the ispG gene encoding flavodoxin-dependent (E)-4-hydroxy-3-methylbut-2-enyl-diphosphate synthase: MAATNLGMPKIPEILAPRRKSRQIKVGKVLVGGDARVSVQSMTTTQTTNINGTLQQIAELTASGCDIVRVAVPTREDAEALAIIAKKSQIPVIADIHFQPNYVYAAIDAGCAAVRVNPGNIRKFDDQVGKIAAAAKAAGVSLRIGVNAGSLEPSLMEKYGKATAEALVESAVWEASLFEEHDFHDFKISVKHNDPVIMVKAYRLLAERGDWPLHLGVTEAGPSFQGTIKSATAFGILLGEGIGDTIRVSLSAPPAEEIKVGLQILQSLNLRERKLEIVSCPSCGRAQVDVYKLANDVTDGLEGMTVPLRVAVMGCVVNGPGEARDADLGVASGNGKGQIFVRGEVIKTVPESEIVATLIEEANRLAAEMPAAEIGAPTVVVAQ, encoded by the coding sequence GTGGCTGCAACTAATTTGGGAATGCCCAAAATACCCGAGATACTCGCTCCGAGACGCAAGTCTCGCCAGATCAAGGTCGGAAAGGTTCTTGTTGGTGGTGACGCTCGGGTGAGCGTCCAGTCGATGACGACGACGCAGACGACCAACATCAACGGCACGCTCCAGCAAATTGCCGAACTTACGGCAAGCGGATGCGACATCGTGCGTGTGGCTGTTCCCACCCGGGAAGATGCCGAGGCTTTGGCGATCATTGCGAAGAAGAGCCAGATCCCGGTGATTGCCGACATCCACTTTCAGCCGAATTATGTGTACGCGGCGATCGACGCCGGTTGTGCTGCGGTTCGCGTAAATCCGGGCAACATTCGTAAGTTTGACGACCAGGTGGGCAAGATTGCAGCCGCAGCCAAGGCCGCGGGTGTGAGTCTGCGCATCGGTGTGAACGCGGGTTCTCTGGAGCCGAGCCTCATGGAGAAATACGGCAAAGCCACTGCGGAGGCGCTCGTGGAGAGTGCCGTCTGGGAGGCGAGCCTGTTCGAAGAACACGACTTTCACGACTTCAAGATTTCGGTTAAGCACAACGACCCGGTCATCATGGTGAAGGCCTACCGTCTGCTCGCAGAGCGCGGTGACTGGCCGCTGCACCTCGGAGTCACCGAGGCTGGACCGTCGTTCCAGGGCACCATCAAGAGCGCTACGGCGTTCGGCATTCTGCTGGGGGAGGGTATCGGCGACACGATTCGAGTGTCACTGAGTGCGCCTCCGGCCGAGGAGATCAAGGTGGGTCTGCAGATTCTGCAGTCGCTGAACCTGCGGGAGCGAAAGCTGGAGATCGTGTCGTGCCCCAGCTGTGGACGCGCCCAAGTTGACGTGTACAAGCTTGCCAACGATGTCACCGACGGCCTTGAGGGCATGACTGTCCCGCTGCGGGTGGCCGTGATGGGCTGTGTTGTCAACGGACCGGGCGAGGCCCGTGATGCTGATCTCGGTGTTGCTTCCGGTAACGGTAAGGGACAGATCTTTGTTCGCGGAGAGGTCATCAAGACCGTGCCGGAGAGCGAGATTGTGGCGACGCTCATCGAAGAGGCCAACCGCCTCGCGGCCGAGATGCCTGCTGCCGAGATCGGTGCACCCACGGTGGTCGTCGCCCAGTAG
- a CDS encoding transposase, with translation MVSQQFSYVIGVDTHAKTHTLVALDHLGGKHGTAQTFPTTPPGLKRAQAWIERETTGPVLVAMEGTGSYGAQFCDLLTAAGVRVTETRPPKRGVRRAGKTDPIDAEHAARYALALPMEHLITPRNHAGHHAALTVLLTARAALKKAHSASNNRLTALLRGYGFGLDVRLALTAEQIKVVAAWRAHRNDDVGMVTIRAEAAREAREILSRQAELTANEKGLLKHVKALAPYLLLEHGVGAIVAAQLIVSWSHQGRIRSEAAFARFAGIAPIPASSGNTIRYRLHRGGDRALNTAIWVTTFYR, from the coding sequence ATGGTCTCACAGCAGTTCAGTTATGTCATCGGGGTGGATACCCATGCCAAGACACACACGCTGGTCGCCCTCGACCATCTGGGCGGGAAACACGGCACCGCGCAAACATTCCCGACAACTCCGCCCGGACTCAAACGGGCTCAGGCGTGGATCGAACGCGAAACAACAGGGCCGGTTTTGGTGGCCATGGAGGGCACCGGGTCCTACGGAGCCCAGTTCTGCGACCTCCTGACGGCCGCCGGCGTGCGCGTCACCGAAACCAGGCCGCCCAAGCGCGGCGTTCGCCGGGCCGGCAAAACCGACCCCATCGACGCAGAGCACGCCGCCCGCTACGCCCTCGCCCTGCCAATGGAGCACCTCATCACGCCCCGCAACCACGCTGGGCACCACGCAGCCTTGACGGTGCTACTGACCGCGCGCGCCGCCCTCAAGAAGGCCCACAGCGCCTCCAACAACCGCCTCACAGCGCTGCTGCGCGGGTACGGCTTCGGCCTGGACGTTCGCCTGGCCCTCACAGCCGAGCAAATCAAAGTCGTCGCAGCCTGGCGCGCCCATCGAAACGATGACGTCGGCATGGTCACCATCCGCGCCGAGGCTGCCCGCGAAGCGCGAGAGATCCTCAGCCGTCAAGCCGAGCTCACGGCGAACGAGAAGGGCCTCCTCAAGCACGTGAAAGCCCTCGCCCCCTACCTGCTGCTTGAGCACGGCGTCGGCGCGATCGTCGCCGCGCAGCTGATCGTGTCGTGGTCGCACCAGGGACGCATCCGCTCCGAGGCCGCGTTCGCCCGCTTCGCGGGCATCGCGCCCATCCCCGCGTCATCGGGCAACACCATCCGCTACCGTCTGCACCGCGGTGGCGACCGGGCGCTCAACACCGCCATCTGGGTCACCACGTTCTACCGCTAA
- a CDS encoding acetyl-CoA C-acetyltransferase: MIAIDVVILAGSRTPQGRVNGQLASLTAVQLGSAAITGALERAGVAPDQVDVVLMGQVLQAGAGQNPARQSSIAAGIPWNVPAMTLNKVCLSGLAAIIDAARLVRLGEADVVVAGGQESMTRAPHLLPGSRTGWAYGTVSMIDHAAHDGLTDAFDGLSMGLSTELANEKLGLTRLEQDAVAAASHQRTAAAIDADVFAHEITPLSVPQRKGDPLVLTTDEGVRGESTTDTLGRLRPAFSTEGNITAGNAAPLSDGASAVVVTSKAWAEAHGLSWLAVIEASGQVAGPDNSLHSQPANAIASALTKQGWTAQDLDIVEINEAFASVVVQSSKELGVSADRVNIHGGGIAIGHPIGASGARVALHAALELSRRGGGKAAVALCGGGGQGEALLLSL; this comes from the coding sequence ATGATCGCAATTGACGTCGTTATTCTTGCCGGGTCACGCACGCCCCAGGGCCGAGTGAACGGCCAGCTGGCCTCCCTGACCGCAGTGCAACTCGGCTCGGCCGCCATCACGGGTGCCCTGGAGCGTGCGGGTGTCGCCCCCGATCAGGTTGACGTTGTTCTCATGGGCCAGGTCCTGCAGGCTGGCGCCGGCCAGAACCCGGCCCGACAGTCGAGCATCGCCGCCGGCATCCCGTGGAATGTACCCGCCATGACACTCAACAAGGTGTGCCTGTCTGGCCTGGCCGCCATCATTGACGCAGCTCGCCTCGTGCGTCTCGGTGAAGCGGATGTCGTCGTGGCCGGCGGTCAGGAATCGATGACCCGCGCGCCGCACCTGCTGCCCGGATCACGCACGGGGTGGGCGTACGGAACGGTCTCGATGATCGACCACGCCGCACACGACGGCCTGACCGATGCCTTCGACGGCCTCTCCATGGGGCTCTCCACCGAACTGGCCAACGAGAAGCTGGGACTCACTCGCCTCGAGCAGGACGCCGTTGCTGCCGCCTCCCACCAACGCACCGCTGCCGCCATTGACGCGGATGTCTTCGCCCACGAAATCACACCGCTGAGCGTTCCGCAGCGCAAGGGTGACCCGCTCGTGCTCACGACCGACGAGGGCGTTCGCGGTGAAAGCACCACGGACACCCTGGGCCGCCTGCGTCCCGCCTTCTCGACCGAGGGCAACATCACGGCCGGAAACGCAGCACCCCTCAGCGACGGCGCCAGTGCCGTCGTCGTCACGAGCAAGGCCTGGGCCGAAGCACACGGCCTGAGCTGGCTCGCGGTCATTGAAGCCTCCGGTCAGGTGGCCGGTCCCGACAACTCACTCCATTCCCAGCCCGCCAACGCCATCGCAAGCGCCCTCACGAAGCAGGGCTGGACCGCCCAGGATCTCGACATTGTGGAGATCAACGAGGCCTTCGCATCCGTTGTGGTTCAGTCGTCGAAGGAGCTTGGCGTCTCGGCCGACAGGGTGAACATCCACGGTGGCGGTATCGCCATCGGTCACCCGATCGGCGCCTCGGGAGCACGCGTTGCCCTGCATGCCGCCCTCGAACTGTCACGCCGCGGTGGCGGCAAGGCTGCCGTTGCTCTGTGCGGCGGTGGCGGGCAGGGTGAAGCTTTGCTTCTCTCGCTGTAG
- a CDS encoding proline--tRNA ligase produces the protein MPTRLSTYFLRTLREDPSDAEVTSHRLLVRAGYIRRQAPGIFAWLPLGLRVKAKLERIIREEMTAAGAHEVHFPALLPREPYDLTGRWDEYGDGIFRLKDRKGSDLLLAPTHEEVFTLLVKDLYGSYKDLPLSIYQIQDKYRDEARSRGGLLRGREFTMKDAYSFDYTDAGLDASYQAQRDAYERIFTRFGLEYAIVQADAGAMGGSKSEEFLHPTEVGEDTFVRSAGGYAANVEAFRTIAPPAVDWTALPAPTVFDTPDTPTIQTLVDMANREHPRPDGREWVAADTLKNVVLALIQPDGTREIIAIGLPGDREVDLKRVEVAFGPAEVEAANEGDFDRLDKVEGKPGLIKGYIGPWSASGPLLGEKSATGIRFFVDPRVVAGTEWITGANEAGRHVFGLVAGRDFAVDAIVEASDVRAGDQAPDGSGPVELIRGMEIGHVFQLGRKYAEVLGLKVLDENGKLVTVTMGSYGIGVTRILAVIAELNNDAKGLIWPEAVAPFDVHVIATGRDEIVYETAELVVGAIEASNREVLYDDRRKVSPGVKFGDAELIGVPWIVIVGRGAADGIVELWNRSTGEREQVTVADVAAHFA, from the coding sequence GTGCCTACACGTCTCTCCACCTACTTCCTCCGTACACTCCGCGAAGATCCCTCCGACGCCGAGGTGACCAGCCACCGCCTTTTGGTGCGTGCCGGGTACATTCGTCGCCAGGCCCCCGGAATCTTTGCCTGGCTGCCCCTGGGGCTGCGGGTGAAGGCGAAGCTGGAGCGCATCATTCGCGAGGAGATGACGGCGGCGGGCGCGCACGAGGTGCACTTCCCGGCTCTGTTGCCGCGCGAGCCCTACGACCTCACCGGCCGCTGGGACGAGTACGGCGACGGAATTTTTCGCCTGAAAGACCGCAAGGGCTCCGACCTTCTCCTCGCACCCACGCACGAGGAGGTCTTCACCCTGCTGGTGAAAGACCTCTACGGTTCCTACAAGGACCTGCCGCTGTCGATCTATCAGATCCAGGACAAGTACCGTGATGAGGCGCGATCCCGTGGAGGCCTGCTGCGCGGCCGCGAGTTCACCATGAAAGACGCCTACTCCTTCGACTACACCGATGCCGGTCTGGACGCCAGCTACCAGGCCCAGCGTGACGCCTATGAGCGCATCTTCACCCGCTTCGGCCTCGAGTACGCCATCGTGCAAGCGGATGCCGGCGCCATGGGTGGATCCAAGAGCGAAGAGTTCTTGCACCCCACCGAGGTCGGAGAAGACACGTTCGTGCGCTCAGCAGGTGGGTACGCCGCCAACGTGGAGGCGTTCCGCACCATCGCCCCGCCGGCCGTGGACTGGACCGCGTTGCCCGCCCCCACCGTGTTCGATACGCCCGATACCCCCACGATTCAGACGCTGGTCGATATGGCCAACCGCGAGCACCCGCGGCCCGACGGACGTGAGTGGGTTGCCGCCGACACGCTGAAGAACGTGGTTTTGGCGCTCATCCAGCCCGACGGAACTCGCGAGATCATCGCCATCGGCCTCCCCGGCGACCGGGAGGTGGACCTCAAACGCGTTGAGGTGGCCTTTGGTCCCGCCGAGGTGGAGGCTGCGAACGAGGGCGACTTTGATCGCCTGGACAAGGTCGAGGGCAAGCCCGGTCTCATCAAGGGCTACATCGGCCCGTGGAGCGCCTCGGGACCCTTGCTGGGCGAGAAGTCGGCCACCGGCATCCGCTTCTTCGTTGACCCCCGTGTTGTTGCTGGAACGGAATGGATCACCGGAGCAAACGAAGCCGGACGCCACGTCTTCGGCCTTGTTGCCGGACGCGACTTTGCCGTGGATGCCATTGTGGAGGCGTCCGACGTTCGCGCGGGAGACCAGGCGCCCGATGGCTCCGGACCGGTCGAGCTCATTCGCGGAATGGAGATCGGGCATGTGTTCCAGCTTGGACGCAAGTACGCGGAAGTGCTCGGCCTCAAGGTGCTGGACGAGAACGGGAAGCTGGTGACCGTCACCATGGGGTCCTACGGAATCGGTGTGACCCGTATTCTGGCCGTCATCGCCGAGCTCAACAACGATGCGAAGGGCCTCATCTGGCCGGAAGCCGTGGCGCCTTTTGACGTTCACGTGATTGCGACCGGACGGGATGAGATCGTCTACGAGACGGCCGAGCTCGTGGTGGGCGCGATCGAAGCGAGCAACCGCGAGGTGCTGTACGACGATCGTCGCAAGGTCTCGCCCGGTGTCAAGTTCGGTGATGCCGAACTCATCGGTGTGCCGTGGATCGTCATTGTGGGCCGCGGAGCTGCTGACGGCATTGTTGAGCTGTGGAACCGCAGCACGGGGGAGCGCGAGCAGGTGACGGTTGCCGACGTCGCTGCCCACTTCGCCTAG
- a CDS encoding serine/threonine-protein kinase produces the protein MSTKHYSGPLGLLLADRFHLDRLVGTGGMASVYEATDTSLGRTVAVKLFRSDSMDSAGPERQSGEISLLASLNHFALVTLYDAGTAHINGSPRTFIVMEFVDGSDLRTRLMDGPVEPRDLADMGADLAEALHYVHARGIIHRDIKPANVLLTPSGFPGRAMHVKLADFGIARLLDETRLTATGATLGTASYLSPEQALGTALGPPTDIYSLGLVLLESLTGERAYPGTAIESAMARLQRQPEIPQGVSPGWADLLTAMTSRDAADRPTASAAAVVLRSLVTDDGPGALPGAVPTAPLLTDLAEETGLATALMSAPADAPTRLLPAAVTETADSAKPDSAKPDSDDAATALLPPSDTGTPERPPGRTRRASASTLWALVVGISLGLAIVVVVVVMLARSSAPEAVAPTYPAVEGSLGTHLQQLQESVNP, from the coding sequence CTGTCTACGAAACACTATTCCGGCCCGCTTGGTCTGCTCCTTGCCGACCGTTTTCACCTCGATCGCCTCGTGGGTACCGGCGGTATGGCATCGGTCTACGAAGCCACCGACACGTCCCTTGGTCGCACGGTGGCCGTGAAGCTCTTTCGCTCCGACAGCATGGACAGCGCCGGACCCGAACGCCAGAGCGGCGAAATTTCACTGCTCGCGAGCCTGAATCACTTCGCGCTCGTGACCCTGTACGACGCCGGAACCGCACACATCAACGGTTCACCGCGCACCTTCATCGTGATGGAATTCGTTGACGGGTCCGATCTGCGCACGCGCCTGATGGATGGTCCCGTCGAGCCCCGTGACCTCGCGGACATGGGAGCAGACCTCGCCGAAGCCCTGCACTACGTGCACGCGCGCGGCATCATCCACCGGGATATCAAGCCCGCAAACGTGCTTCTGACGCCCTCCGGTTTTCCCGGTCGAGCGATGCATGTGAAGCTCGCCGACTTCGGAATCGCCCGTCTGCTCGATGAAACCCGACTCACCGCCACGGGTGCCACGCTCGGAACAGCCAGCTATCTCAGCCCCGAGCAGGCCCTGGGCACCGCGCTCGGGCCCCCCACGGACATCTACTCTCTTGGACTCGTGCTACTCGAAAGTCTCACCGGCGAGCGCGCCTACCCCGGAACCGCCATTGAATCGGCCATGGCGAGGCTGCAACGCCAACCTGAGATCCCCCAGGGTGTGAGCCCGGGCTGGGCCGACCTGCTCACGGCCATGACCAGTCGGGACGCCGCCGACCGCCCCACAGCGTCGGCAGCAGCGGTGGTGCTTCGCAGCCTGGTCACCGACGATGGGCCCGGCGCGCTGCCCGGTGCGGTGCCGACCGCCCCCCTCCTCACGGACCTTGCGGAGGAAACTGGGCTCGCGACGGCGCTCATGAGTGCACCAGCAGATGCGCCCACTCGGCTTCTGCCCGCAGCAGTCACCGAGACAGCTGACAGTGCCAAACCGGACAGTGCCAAACCAGACAGCGACGATGCCGCAACCGCGCTGCTGCCCCCGAGCGACACCGGCACACCGGAACGTCCGCCGGGGCGGACGCGCCGAGCATCGGCATCCACTCTCTGGGCTCTTGTCGTGGGGATTTCACTGGGGCTGGCCATCGTTGTGGTTGTCGTGGTTATGCTCGCTCGGTCGAGCGCCCCGGAAGCCGTTGCGCCCACCTATCCCGCCGTCGAGGGTTCGCTCGGCACTCACCTGCAGCAACTTCAGGAAAGCGTGAACCCATGA
- a CDS encoding HNH endonuclease signature motif containing protein, translating to MFTTMKSGPEVVALLQQASDLIGDALDEVHFTLLDDDAALSVMGALEAVGRRVDGGRIWSAADVGMRAETSRGHDSLAWKSGCRTKYELITGITRVSASEAKRRMRLGGIVTGTAAATSGLLGQSVPVQHPAVAEGLTSGNLGVDAADVIVAALEQISSRVAPDDLDRAERALVASATGAITPETEGLPGAGIAFSADLIRAQAHEWGAILDPDGAAPSDEQTAATSTVGFGLLKNGLYPMRGGVTPELRGVMNGVFATFISAHATPAFPSAEDQARMEAGELIPGAEDICDDRTGGEKCADILRAVFDKTARDPKTPRVGGAAPTVMVHVNARDLKNGRGVGWIDGVDAPISLKAVQERLCAGGYQQVIIGENGQVLHLGEKERFFSPAQRRAIAARDGGCVIPGCTIAAAWCEVHHVFPWKFNGPTNIDNGCLLCWYHHHTIDTAGWQIKMVSGRPWIRGPVLFDPGQKWRPAASHRANTPSTDPPWASDSQR from the coding sequence ATGTTCACGACGATGAAGTCCGGTCCCGAAGTGGTCGCCCTGCTGCAGCAGGCCAGCGATCTGATCGGTGACGCTCTTGACGAAGTGCATTTCACCCTCCTCGACGATGACGCCGCCCTGAGTGTGATGGGAGCGTTGGAGGCGGTGGGGCGCCGGGTGGATGGGGGCCGGATCTGGTCCGCCGCCGACGTGGGCATGCGTGCCGAAACCAGTAGAGGCCATGACTCGTTGGCGTGGAAGAGCGGATGCCGCACCAAGTACGAACTCATTACCGGCATCACCCGGGTGTCCGCCTCGGAAGCCAAGCGGCGGATGCGCCTCGGAGGCATTGTCACCGGTACTGCGGCGGCCACCAGTGGCCTGCTTGGCCAGAGCGTTCCGGTGCAACACCCCGCTGTGGCCGAGGGGTTGACGTCTGGGAACCTCGGTGTTGATGCCGCCGACGTGATCGTGGCGGCGTTGGAGCAGATCTCCTCCCGGGTCGCCCCGGACGACCTTGACCGGGCCGAACGCGCGCTTGTGGCCTCGGCAACCGGAGCGATCACCCCCGAGACCGAGGGCCTTCCCGGGGCAGGGATCGCGTTCTCGGCGGATTTGATTCGGGCGCAAGCACATGAGTGGGGCGCGATCCTCGACCCCGACGGCGCCGCACCGAGTGATGAGCAGACCGCCGCGACCAGCACTGTGGGGTTCGGACTCCTGAAGAACGGGTTGTATCCAATGCGAGGCGGAGTGACACCCGAACTGCGCGGCGTGATGAACGGTGTCTTTGCCACTTTCATTAGTGCCCACGCGACACCGGCGTTTCCGTCGGCGGAGGATCAGGCCCGCATGGAGGCCGGGGAACTGATCCCCGGTGCCGAAGACATCTGTGATGACCGCACCGGCGGGGAAAAGTGCGCCGACATCCTCCGGGCCGTCTTCGACAAGACAGCGCGGGACCCGAAAACACCGCGCGTGGGCGGTGCGGCGCCGACGGTGATGGTGCACGTGAATGCCCGAGATCTGAAGAACGGGCGCGGCGTCGGCTGGATCGATGGCGTGGATGCCCCGATCAGTCTGAAGGCGGTGCAGGAGCGACTGTGTGCGGGCGGGTATCAGCAGGTGATCATCGGTGAGAACGGCCAGGTCCTGCATCTGGGCGAAAAAGAGCGGTTCTTCAGCCCAGCGCAACGCCGGGCGATTGCCGCCCGCGATGGGGGCTGCGTTATTCCCGGGTGCACCATTGCGGCCGCCTGGTGCGAGGTGCATCACGTCTTCCCGTGGAAGTTCAACGGACCCACCAACATCGACAACGGATGCCTGCTGTGCTGGTACCACCACCACACCATTGACACGGCCGGGTGGCAGATCAAAATGGTGAGCGGCAGACCCTGGATTCGCGGGCCCGTGCTCTTTGACCCCGGCCAGAAGTGGCGACCCGCCGCTAGTCATCGGGCCAACACCCCCAGCACCGACCCGCCTTGGGCATCCGATAGCCAACGGTAA
- a CDS encoding histidine kinase dimerization/phosphoacceptor domain-containing protein gives MPPHWDSDAAWYPTAPGQSGHRYAGEQTWSGGLPPGVRLWVPVIVSFLVQVPAIVLLTWPGRDSGLAGWVLTVVLAAAGPVALIGARRFPGQVVAVAAGSAGALLLLHPDLDVPPVALAFAIVLGIGGGARVWVYTTVVSTWVATIALASILNLELHPLRVAFTTLALTLLMGVGEFSRSRQDRLGELRRSASALRIDAEQKERVRIAWELHDVVARSLSQINAQAQLALQLIDVEPDRAAQALSSITATSTTALEEVRMVLGILRSNDEVGLTIDVATEFGQTNVESAR, from the coding sequence ATGCCTCCACACTGGGATTCTGACGCAGCGTGGTACCCGACTGCACCAGGACAGTCCGGCCATCGCTACGCCGGTGAACAGACGTGGTCTGGTGGGCTGCCGCCCGGCGTGAGGCTGTGGGTTCCCGTCATTGTGTCCTTCCTCGTGCAGGTTCCCGCGATAGTGCTGCTCACGTGGCCGGGGCGTGACTCGGGTCTGGCCGGTTGGGTGCTCACCGTCGTTCTTGCGGCCGCTGGCCCGGTCGCGCTCATCGGTGCACGCCGGTTTCCGGGCCAGGTTGTGGCCGTGGCTGCAGGGTCGGCCGGAGCGCTGCTTCTGCTGCACCCCGATTTGGACGTGCCGCCGGTTGCGCTTGCGTTCGCCATCGTGCTCGGAATCGGGGGCGGGGCCCGCGTGTGGGTCTACACCACCGTGGTTTCCACCTGGGTCGCCACGATAGCGTTGGCGAGTATTCTGAACCTCGAACTGCATCCGCTTCGTGTGGCATTCACAACGCTTGCGCTCACCCTGCTCATGGGTGTGGGGGAGTTCAGTAGGTCTCGTCAGGACCGGCTCGGCGAGCTGCGTCGATCGGCATCTGCCCTTCGCATTGACGCGGAACAAAAAGAACGCGTCCGCATCGCGTGGGAGCTGCACGATGTTGTGGCGCGCTCCCTCTCGCAGATTAATGCGCAGGCCCAGCTAGCACTTCAGCTGATAGACGTTGAGCCCGACAGGGCCGCGCAGGCGCTTTCGAGCATCACAGCCACCAGCACAACTGCTCTCGAGGAGGTGCGGATGGTGCTGGGAATCTTGCGGTCAAACGATGAGGTGGGTCTGACCATCGATGTGGCGACCGAGTTCGGGCAGACGAACGTCGAGTCCGCCCGATAA
- a CDS encoding site-2 protease family protein — MESVLLFILGVAVIFVGIALSIGLHEIGHLLPAKLFGVKVTQYMIGFGPTLWSKKKGETEYGFKALPLGGYISMIGMFPPKKGEAVQSASTGFFDTLVQEGGTEKKQGAMATMVDDARQASAESIGEGEGHRAFYKLPVFKRIIIMLGGPTMNLLIAIVLFSIVLMGFGTPQTSTTVGTVNACVLPATSDRQTCALGDEASPGAAAGLQPGDRFVSIGGTAITSWSQSTQIIRDAPGTALQVVVDRAGTATDLTITPRLTERYVLDSAGKPTEDAAGNPITEQVGFVGIGAAVETVRQPVTAVLPAVGSTIASTAGIIINLPQRLVDVANAAFGPGERDPNGPISMVGVGRVAGEIASIDTIPVADKVASLLGVLGSVNIALFVFNLVPLLPLDGGHVAGALWEGIRRAFAKLFRRPEPGPVDMAKLMPLTLAVVILLGGMSLLLIYADIVKPVNLFG, encoded by the coding sequence GTGGAATCTGTCTTGTTGTTCATTCTCGGTGTCGCCGTCATCTTCGTCGGCATAGCCCTGTCCATTGGCCTGCACGAGATCGGGCATCTGCTTCCCGCCAAGCTCTTCGGCGTCAAGGTAACGCAGTACATGATTGGCTTCGGACCCACGCTGTGGTCCAAGAAAAAGGGTGAGACCGAGTACGGGTTCAAGGCCCTTCCTCTCGGCGGCTACATCTCCATGATCGGTATGTTCCCGCCCAAAAAGGGTGAGGCGGTGCAAAGCGCAAGTACGGGCTTCTTTGACACCCTGGTGCAGGAAGGCGGCACTGAGAAGAAGCAGGGTGCGATGGCCACCATGGTGGATGACGCTCGGCAGGCCAGTGCGGAGTCCATCGGCGAGGGTGAAGGGCACCGCGCGTTCTACAAGCTTCCCGTGTTCAAGCGCATCATCATCATGCTGGGTGGGCCCACCATGAACCTTCTGATCGCCATCGTCTTGTTCTCTATTGTGCTCATGGGTTTCGGGACCCCCCAGACCAGCACCACCGTGGGCACGGTCAATGCCTGCGTGCTCCCAGCCACGAGTGACCGTCAGACCTGCGCCCTTGGCGATGAGGCGTCTCCCGGTGCGGCGGCCGGGCTGCAGCCGGGTGACCGGTTTGTGAGCATTGGCGGCACCGCCATTACGAGCTGGAGCCAGTCCACACAGATCATTCGCGATGCACCCGGCACTGCGCTTCAGGTGGTTGTTGACCGGGCCGGTACGGCAACGGATCTCACCATCACGCCCAGGCTCACCGAGCGGTACGTGCTCGATTCCGCAGGCAAGCCGACCGAGGATGCCGCAGGAAACCCGATCACCGAGCAGGTGGGTTTCGTGGGTATCGGAGCCGCCGTCGAAACGGTGCGCCAGCCCGTCACGGCGGTCCTGCCCGCGGTCGGGTCAACAATCGCGTCGACGGCCGGCATCATCATCAATTTGCCGCAGCGTCTCGTTGATGTGGCAAATGCGGCGTTTGGTCCGGGGGAGCGCGACCCGAACGGCCCCATTAGCATGGTCGGCGTGGGCCGGGTTGCGGGCGAGATCGCGAGCATCGACACCATTCCGGTGGCCGACAAGGTGGCGAGCCTGCTCGGCGTGCTGGGTTCGGTCAACATCGCCCTGTTCGTGTTCAACCTGGTGCCGCTGCTTCCGCTTGATGGAGGTCACGTGGCGGGAGCACTCTGGGAGGGCATCCGTCGGGCATTTGCGAAGCTGTTTCGGCGACCCGAGCCGGGGCCGGTGGACATGGCCAAGCTGATGCCGCTCACCCTTGCCGTGGTCATTCTGCTTGGTGGCATGAGTCTGCTGCTCATCTATGCCGACATTGTGAAGCCGGTGAATCTGTTCGGATAG